A portion of the Pseudorasbora parva isolate DD20220531a chromosome 1, ASM2467924v1, whole genome shotgun sequence genome contains these proteins:
- the spi1b gene encoding transcription factor PU.1b isoform X2 yields MLHPYRMEGYIIPPKEESRERVTWTGWMSQTPSVQKDYWAVLTKDQTEEMFESEMYRPPMEYQYIIDDGQNDHSWDYNTHHVHPVDFENLPESHFTELQSVQPLHTSNVHRFPDVESGHFIDPGLTGHHLTLPPSQMTYLPRPSVCYPHSVQPSPLQRSSDDDDPGSRSPPLEVSDEECMRDHITSTTGEHGNKKKIRLYQFLLDLLRNGDMKDSIWWVDREKGTFQFSSKHKEALANRWGVQKGNRKKMTYQKMARALRNYGKTGEVKKIKKKLTYQFSGEVLGKSHTERKLYM; encoded by the exons ATGCTGCATCCGTACAGAATGGAGGGGTACATCATCCCACCC AAAGAAGAGAGTAGAGAGAGAGTAACCTGGACTGGCTGGATGTCACAGACACCGTCTGTACAAAAAGATTACTGGGCGGTTTTAACCAAAGAT CAAACAGAGGAAATGTTTGAATCAGAGATGTATCGACCACCAATGGAGTATCAGTATATCATTGATGACGGTCAGAATG ATCACTCCTGGGATTATAATACACATCATGTCCATCCAGTGGATTTCGAGAACTTGCCAGAGAGCCACTTCACAGAGCTACAGAGTGTGCAGCCACTACATACATCAAATGTGCATCGCTTCCCAGATGTTGAGTCTGGTCATTTCATTGACCCAGGCCTGACCGGGCATCACCTTACCCTGCCCCCTTCACAG ATGACATATTTGCCACGGCCATCAGTGTGCTACCCTCACAGTGTACAGCCCTCTCCTCTCCAGCGCAGCTCGGATGACGATGACCCCGGCAGTCGCAGTCCTCCATTAGAGGTGTCTGATGAGGAGTGTATGAGAGACCACATTACTTCAACAACAGGAGAACATG GTAACAAAAAGAAAATTCGCTTGTATCAGTTCCTGCTTGACCTTCTGCGAAATGGTGACATGAAGGACAGCATCTGGTGGGTGGACCGAGAAAAAGGAACATTCCAGTTCTCTTCCAAGCACAAAGAGGCTTTAGCAAACCGATGGGGCGTACAGAAGGGAAATCGCAAGAAGATGACCTACCAGAAGATGGCAAGGGCACTGAGAAACTATGGCAAGACCGGAGAAGTCAAGAAGATCAAGAAAAAGCTCACCTATCAATTCAGTGGAGAGGTACTTGGAAAGAGCCACACTGAGAGGAAGCTTTACATGTAA
- the spi1b gene encoding transcription factor PU.1b isoform X4 — MLHPYRMEGYIIPPQTEEMFESEMYRPPMEYQYIIDDGQNDHSWDYNTHHVHPVDFENLPESHFTELQSVQPLHTSNVHRFPDVESGHFIDPGLTGHHLTLPPSQMTYLPRPSVCYPHSVQPSPLQRSSDDDDPGSRSPPLEVSDEECMRDHITSTTGEHGNKKKIRLYQFLLDLLRNGDMKDSIWWVDREKGTFQFSSKHKEALANRWGVQKGNRKKMTYQKMARALRNYGKTGEVKKIKKKLTYQFSGEVLGKSHTERKLYM; from the exons ATGCTGCATCCGTACAGAATGGAGGGGTACATCATCCCACCC CAAACAGAGGAAATGTTTGAATCAGAGATGTATCGACCACCAATGGAGTATCAGTATATCATTGATGACGGTCAGAATG ATCACTCCTGGGATTATAATACACATCATGTCCATCCAGTGGATTTCGAGAACTTGCCAGAGAGCCACTTCACAGAGCTACAGAGTGTGCAGCCACTACATACATCAAATGTGCATCGCTTCCCAGATGTTGAGTCTGGTCATTTCATTGACCCAGGCCTGACCGGGCATCACCTTACCCTGCCCCCTTCACAG ATGACATATTTGCCACGGCCATCAGTGTGCTACCCTCACAGTGTACAGCCCTCTCCTCTCCAGCGCAGCTCGGATGACGATGACCCCGGCAGTCGCAGTCCTCCATTAGAGGTGTCTGATGAGGAGTGTATGAGAGACCACATTACTTCAACAACAGGAGAACATG GTAACAAAAAGAAAATTCGCTTGTATCAGTTCCTGCTTGACCTTCTGCGAAATGGTGACATGAAGGACAGCATCTGGTGGGTGGACCGAGAAAAAGGAACATTCCAGTTCTCTTCCAAGCACAAAGAGGCTTTAGCAAACCGATGGGGCGTACAGAAGGGAAATCGCAAGAAGATGACCTACCAGAAGATGGCAAGGGCACTGAGAAACTATGGCAAGACCGGAGAAGTCAAGAAGATCAAGAAAAAGCTCACCTATCAATTCAGTGGAGAGGTACTTGGAAAGAGCCACACTGAGAGGAAGCTTTACATGTAA
- the spi1b gene encoding transcription factor PU.1b isoform X1: MLHPYRMEGYIIPPKEESRERVTWTGWMSQTPSVQKDYWAVLTKDQQTEEMFESEMYRPPMEYQYIIDDGQNDHSWDYNTHHVHPVDFENLPESHFTELQSVQPLHTSNVHRFPDVESGHFIDPGLTGHHLTLPPSQMTYLPRPSVCYPHSVQPSPLQRSSDDDDPGSRSPPLEVSDEECMRDHITSTTGEHGNKKKIRLYQFLLDLLRNGDMKDSIWWVDREKGTFQFSSKHKEALANRWGVQKGNRKKMTYQKMARALRNYGKTGEVKKIKKKLTYQFSGEVLGKSHTERKLYM; the protein is encoded by the exons ATGCTGCATCCGTACAGAATGGAGGGGTACATCATCCCACCC AAAGAAGAGAGTAGAGAGAGAGTAACCTGGACTGGCTGGATGTCACAGACACCGTCTGTACAAAAAGATTACTGGGCGGTTTTAACCAAAGAT CAGCAAACAGAGGAAATGTTTGAATCAGAGATGTATCGACCACCAATGGAGTATCAGTATATCATTGATGACGGTCAGAATG ATCACTCCTGGGATTATAATACACATCATGTCCATCCAGTGGATTTCGAGAACTTGCCAGAGAGCCACTTCACAGAGCTACAGAGTGTGCAGCCACTACATACATCAAATGTGCATCGCTTCCCAGATGTTGAGTCTGGTCATTTCATTGACCCAGGCCTGACCGGGCATCACCTTACCCTGCCCCCTTCACAG ATGACATATTTGCCACGGCCATCAGTGTGCTACCCTCACAGTGTACAGCCCTCTCCTCTCCAGCGCAGCTCGGATGACGATGACCCCGGCAGTCGCAGTCCTCCATTAGAGGTGTCTGATGAGGAGTGTATGAGAGACCACATTACTTCAACAACAGGAGAACATG GTAACAAAAAGAAAATTCGCTTGTATCAGTTCCTGCTTGACCTTCTGCGAAATGGTGACATGAAGGACAGCATCTGGTGGGTGGACCGAGAAAAAGGAACATTCCAGTTCTCTTCCAAGCACAAAGAGGCTTTAGCAAACCGATGGGGCGTACAGAAGGGAAATCGCAAGAAGATGACCTACCAGAAGATGGCAAGGGCACTGAGAAACTATGGCAAGACCGGAGAAGTCAAGAAGATCAAGAAAAAGCTCACCTATCAATTCAGTGGAGAGGTACTTGGAAAGAGCCACACTGAGAGGAAGCTTTACATGTAA
- the spi1b gene encoding transcription factor PU.1b isoform X3: MLHPYRMEGYIIPPQQTEEMFESEMYRPPMEYQYIIDDGQNDHSWDYNTHHVHPVDFENLPESHFTELQSVQPLHTSNVHRFPDVESGHFIDPGLTGHHLTLPPSQMTYLPRPSVCYPHSVQPSPLQRSSDDDDPGSRSPPLEVSDEECMRDHITSTTGEHGNKKKIRLYQFLLDLLRNGDMKDSIWWVDREKGTFQFSSKHKEALANRWGVQKGNRKKMTYQKMARALRNYGKTGEVKKIKKKLTYQFSGEVLGKSHTERKLYM, encoded by the exons ATGCTGCATCCGTACAGAATGGAGGGGTACATCATCCCACCC CAGCAAACAGAGGAAATGTTTGAATCAGAGATGTATCGACCACCAATGGAGTATCAGTATATCATTGATGACGGTCAGAATG ATCACTCCTGGGATTATAATACACATCATGTCCATCCAGTGGATTTCGAGAACTTGCCAGAGAGCCACTTCACAGAGCTACAGAGTGTGCAGCCACTACATACATCAAATGTGCATCGCTTCCCAGATGTTGAGTCTGGTCATTTCATTGACCCAGGCCTGACCGGGCATCACCTTACCCTGCCCCCTTCACAG ATGACATATTTGCCACGGCCATCAGTGTGCTACCCTCACAGTGTACAGCCCTCTCCTCTCCAGCGCAGCTCGGATGACGATGACCCCGGCAGTCGCAGTCCTCCATTAGAGGTGTCTGATGAGGAGTGTATGAGAGACCACATTACTTCAACAACAGGAGAACATG GTAACAAAAAGAAAATTCGCTTGTATCAGTTCCTGCTTGACCTTCTGCGAAATGGTGACATGAAGGACAGCATCTGGTGGGTGGACCGAGAAAAAGGAACATTCCAGTTCTCTTCCAAGCACAAAGAGGCTTTAGCAAACCGATGGGGCGTACAGAAGGGAAATCGCAAGAAGATGACCTACCAGAAGATGGCAAGGGCACTGAGAAACTATGGCAAGACCGGAGAAGTCAAGAAGATCAAGAAAAAGCTCACCTATCAATTCAGTGGAGAGGTACTTGGAAAGAGCCACACTGAGAGGAAGCTTTACATGTAA
- the si:ch73-314g15.3 gene encoding uncharacterized protein HI_0077 isoform X1 produces the protein MDHFEKDLVDALKDIVKAGNWQCVGDKSKFKSPCTKFYSDDGEHIVLVHTEDDKFWAMDSSCPHEGGPLEQGDIEDLGNGKLALICPWHYFDFSLETGSSSSGLQNQVYDVRVLDGKVYINTQSTLSLCPIPVTKITHQDSLPMEMNSSENTLCAWANKILHTPDPQEKASLTKIVQENWNSGKITETGEASPPTHPKRKDNLTVVEPGKIKRGKGGTLASRIALLHSLANIEQWAIDLSWDVIARFSTFRLSTGEPLPRQFFDDFVKVAGDEAKHYQLLEQRIMELGSFFGALPVHNGLWQSATDTSHDILARLAIVHMVHEARGLDVHPQTLSRFASQGDTSSVKVLEVIYADEITHVAAGLRWFTYICSQEGRDSLKTFHELVKLHFKGFLKPPFNTEGRKTAGMTEEVYVPLLDLGRIILFLLSLMMLFYIMQVFVMITLLYLQWYVPLVKPSSLQKTS, from the exons ATGGATCACTTCGAAAAAGATTTAGTTGATGCGCTTAAAGACATTGTCAAGGCTGGAAACTGGCAATGTGTAGGAGATAAATCTAAATTTAAGTCACCATGCACGAA GTTTTATTCAGATGATGGAGAGCATATAGTCCTGGTGCATACAGAGGATGATAAATTCTGGGCTATGGATTCATCTTGCCCACATGAAG GGGGCCCACTTGAGCAAGGTGATATAGAGGATCTGGGTAATGGGAAACTGGCATTGATTTGCCCATGGCATTACTTCGATTTTAGCCTTGAAACGGGTTCCTCTTCCTCTGGACTACAG AATCAAGTTTATGATGTCCGAGTACTGGATGGAAAAGTGTATATAAATACTCAGAGCACACTGTCCCTCTGTCCCATCCCAGTGACAAAGATAACCCACCAAG ACAGTTTGCCCATGGAAATGAACTCCTCTGAAAACACTCTTTGTGCATGGGCCAACAAAATCCTTCACACCCCAGACCCACAGGAAAAG GCTTCATTGACCAAGATAGTGCAAGAGAACTGGAACAGCGGGAAAATAACAGAAACTGGAGAGGCCAGCCCTCCCACACATCCCAAAAGAAAGGACAACCTGACTGTTGTGGAGCCTGGAAAAATCAAACGGGGCAAAGGCGGCACACTT GCGAGTAGGATTGCCTTATTGCACTCACTTGCTAACATAGAGCAGTGGGCAATAGACCTGTCCTGGGATGTGATAGCAAGATTCTCCACATTTAGATTGAGCACTGGAGAGCCATTACCTCGCCAGTTCTTTGATGACTTTGTCAAAGTAGCAGGAGATGAAGCCAAG CATTATCAGTTACTAGAGCAAAGGATTATGGAACTTGGCAGCTTCTTTGGTGCTTTACCAGTACACAACG gttTATGGCAGTCAGCAACCGATACGTCTCATGACATTTTAGCAAGGCTAGCTATAGTTCACATGGTCCATGAGGCAAG AGGTTTAGATGTGCACCCTCAGACTCTGTCCCGCTTCGCCTCTCAGGGAGACACAAGCTCCGTGAAGGTGTTGGAGGTGATTTATGCTGATGAGATCACACATGTGGCTGCAGGGCTGAGATGGTTCACATACATCTGCTCACAAGAAGGACGG GATTCCTTGAAAACCTTCCATGAATTGGTGAAGTTGCATTTCAAAGGGTTTTTGAAGCCTCCATTTAACACAGAAGGAAGGAAGACAGCAGGAATGACAGAAGAGGTATACGTACCATTGTTGGATTTGGGAAGAATTATCCTTTTTTTACTGTCTTTGATGATGTTGTTTTATATAATGCAAGTTTTTGTAATGATCACCCTTCTTTATCTACAGTGGTATGTTCCTCTTGTCAAGCCCTCCAGCTTACAGAAGACCTCCTGA
- the si:ch73-314g15.3 gene encoding uncharacterized protein HI_0077 isoform X2 encodes MDHFEKDLVDALKDIVKAGNWQCVGDKSKFKSPCTKFYSDDGEHIVLVHTEDDKFWAMDSSCPHEGGPLEQGDIEDLGNGKLALICPWHYFDFSLETGSSSSGLQNQVYDVRVLDGKVYINTQSTLSLCPIPVTKITHQDSLPMEMNSSENTLCAWANKILHTPDPQEKASLTKIVQENWNSGKITETGEASPPTHPKRKDNLTVVEPGKIKRGKGGTLASRIALLHSLANIEQWAIDLSWDVIARFSTFRLSTGEPLPRQFFDDFVKVAGDEAKHYQLLEQRIMELGSFFGALPVHNGLWQSATDTSHDILARLAIVHMVHEARGLDVHPQTLSRFASQGDTSSVKVLEVIYADEITHVAAGLRWFTYICSQEGRDSLKTFHELVKLHFKGFLKPPFNTEGRKTAGMTEEWYVPLVKPSSLQKTS; translated from the exons ATGGATCACTTCGAAAAAGATTTAGTTGATGCGCTTAAAGACATTGTCAAGGCTGGAAACTGGCAATGTGTAGGAGATAAATCTAAATTTAAGTCACCATGCACGAA GTTTTATTCAGATGATGGAGAGCATATAGTCCTGGTGCATACAGAGGATGATAAATTCTGGGCTATGGATTCATCTTGCCCACATGAAG GGGGCCCACTTGAGCAAGGTGATATAGAGGATCTGGGTAATGGGAAACTGGCATTGATTTGCCCATGGCATTACTTCGATTTTAGCCTTGAAACGGGTTCCTCTTCCTCTGGACTACAG AATCAAGTTTATGATGTCCGAGTACTGGATGGAAAAGTGTATATAAATACTCAGAGCACACTGTCCCTCTGTCCCATCCCAGTGACAAAGATAACCCACCAAG ACAGTTTGCCCATGGAAATGAACTCCTCTGAAAACACTCTTTGTGCATGGGCCAACAAAATCCTTCACACCCCAGACCCACAGGAAAAG GCTTCATTGACCAAGATAGTGCAAGAGAACTGGAACAGCGGGAAAATAACAGAAACTGGAGAGGCCAGCCCTCCCACACATCCCAAAAGAAAGGACAACCTGACTGTTGTGGAGCCTGGAAAAATCAAACGGGGCAAAGGCGGCACACTT GCGAGTAGGATTGCCTTATTGCACTCACTTGCTAACATAGAGCAGTGGGCAATAGACCTGTCCTGGGATGTGATAGCAAGATTCTCCACATTTAGATTGAGCACTGGAGAGCCATTACCTCGCCAGTTCTTTGATGACTTTGTCAAAGTAGCAGGAGATGAAGCCAAG CATTATCAGTTACTAGAGCAAAGGATTATGGAACTTGGCAGCTTCTTTGGTGCTTTACCAGTACACAACG gttTATGGCAGTCAGCAACCGATACGTCTCATGACATTTTAGCAAGGCTAGCTATAGTTCACATGGTCCATGAGGCAAG AGGTTTAGATGTGCACCCTCAGACTCTGTCCCGCTTCGCCTCTCAGGGAGACACAAGCTCCGTGAAGGTGTTGGAGGTGATTTATGCTGATGAGATCACACATGTGGCTGCAGGGCTGAGATGGTTCACATACATCTGCTCACAAGAAGGACGG GATTCCTTGAAAACCTTCCATGAATTGGTGAAGTTGCATTTCAAAGGGTTTTTGAAGCCTCCATTTAACACAGAAGGAAGGAAGACAGCAGGAATGACAGAAGAG TGGTATGTTCCTCTTGTCAAGCCCTCCAGCTTACAGAAGACCTCCTGA
- the arl14ep gene encoding ARL14 effector protein — protein sequence MPISCSAIDCSNRFVKGSEIRFYRFPISKPQLAEQWVRSLGRKNFVPTQNSCLCSEHFQPDCFRDYNGKLFLREDAVPTIFTNSGGDGTKIELRKNRGGLVGKDVNDSSRFSSLSDRDRAKQLPKDRRQPIRDSSLKGRGINDRRRAGIKLSSSDRQSLSLKSKVYDNKGLLISCGRDLCDCLDVDCMGCFYPCPECSSRKCGVECRCDRKWLYEQVEVEGGEIIRNKFAN from the exons ATGCCGATCTCCTGTTCAGCTATTGATTGCTCAAATCGGTTTGTCAAAGGGTCAGAGATCCGGTTCTATAG GTTTCCTATCAGCAAGCCTCAGCTGGCTGAGCAATGGGTACGAAGCCTCGGGAGAAAGAACTTCGTTCCCACTCAAAACTCCTGTTTGTGCTCGGAGCATTTTCAGCCCGACTGCTTCCGTGACTATAATGGAAAACTGTTTCTCAGAGAGGATGCTGTGCCTACTATTTTCACAAACTCTGGAGGAGATGGTACAAAG ATTGAGTTAAGGAAAAACAGGGGAGGATTAGTGGGAAAGGATGTAAATGATTCCAGTCGGTTCAGTTCACTTTCTGACAGAGACAGAGCCAAACAACTCCCAAAGGATAGAAGACAACCCATAAGAGACTCCAGTCTGAAG GGCAGAGGTATAAATGACCGGAGACGTGCAGGGATAAAGCTCTCATCAAGTGACAG ACAGTCCCTGTCTCTCAAGAGTAAAGTGTATGACAACAAAGGCTTGCTGATCTCGTGTGGGAGGGATCTGTGTGATTGTCTGGATGTAGACTGCATGGGTTGCTTCTACCCATGTCCCGAGTGCAGTTCACGGAAGTGCGGTGTTGAATGCCGCTGTGACCGGAAATGGCTGTACGAGCAGGTGGAGGTAGAAGGGGGAGAGATTATTCGCAACAAGTTTGCCAATTAG
- the fshb gene encoding follitropin subunit beta encodes MRMRFVVMVMLLPVLMSAGSECRSSCRLTNISITVESEECGSCITIDTTACAGFCKTQERVYRSPMMQYYQNTCNFGEWVYETYEFKSCPTGADSVFTYPVALSCECSKCNSDITDCGVLSQQTSSCTVH; translated from the exons ATGAGGATGCGCTTCGTTGTTATGGTGATGCTGTTGCCAGTGCTAATGAGTGCAGGATCAGAATGCAGGTCCAGCTGTCGGCTTACCAATATCTCCATTACCGTGGAAAGTGAGGAATGTGGCAGCTGCATCACAATCGACACCACTGCCTGTGCCGGGTTTTGCAAAACACAG GAAAGAGTTTACCGTAGCCCCATGATGCAGTACTACCAGAACACCTGTAACTTTGGAGAATGGGTCTACGAGACCTATGAGTTTAAAAGCTGCCCTACCGGGGCTGACTCGGTTTTCACTTACCCTGTGGCCCTCAGCTGTGAGTGCAGCAAATGTAACTCTGACATCACAGACTGTGGAGTTCTCAGCCAGCAGACGTCCAGCTGCACTGTACATTAG